A single window of Botrytis cinerea B05.10 chromosome 3, complete sequence DNA harbors:
- the Bctom22 gene encoding Bctom22: MVELTEVEDESFEQKQAGPSEDDYYTDTDSEISSDEEDNVADEETFADRISALKDIVPASTRTFISNKVDATTSWIKSGLMFGGKTLFVVSTSALLLGVPWALAFVEEQQVVEMEKEMKMREMGGELLSSGTDTAGQLNAQLGAQQGQPAL, translated from the exons ATGGTTGAATTGACAGAAGTTGAGGATGAGTCCTTTGAGCAAAAGCAAGCTGGACCATCTGAGGACGATTACTACACTGACACTG ATTCCGAGATTTCCTCGGACGAAGAGGACAATGTCGCAGATGAGGAGACTTTCGCAGACCGCATAAGTGCCCTGAAAGATATAGTACCGGCATCTACTCGAACATTCATCTCCAACAAGGTGGATGCAACAACAAGTTGGATCAAATCGGGTTTGATGTTTGGAGGCAAAACTTTATTTGTTGTGAGCACAAGTGCTTTGTTACTGGGAGTTCCATGGGCATTggcatttgtagaggagcAGCAGGTAGTtgaaatggagaaggagatgaagatgagagagatgGGTGGAGAG TTACTTTCCTCGGGCACAGATACAGCAGGACAGTTGAACGCTCAACTTGGCGCACAACAAGGACAGCCAGCATTGTAA